In one bacterium genomic region, the following are encoded:
- a CDS encoding DedA family protein produces the protein MFSFLDLPLVVEAKSGLMNSMSSGSGHTFLVSIFVLLLLGGIGFPIPEDLPLLLAGVALSQHVTDLWTTFLVCYVGVMVGDQAMYFMGYRFGTKLLSASARSDFFPALTEDKLNEIREGLRRKRLLYIFIGRHLFPIRSVTFLSAGALRVPFFEFLLADGLAALVSVSIMLGIGYFLGGFVPAETVEHFAHEAHIWVGWITAILVVGGVGYKVYHHYKVLNKK, from the coding sequence TTGTTTAGTTTTTTAGATCTACCACTTGTTGTTGAAGCCAAATCGGGGCTGATGAACTCAATGTCCTCTGGTTCAGGGCATACGTTTCTTGTTTCAATTTTTGTCCTTTTATTACTTGGTGGAATTGGGTTTCCAATCCCCGAAGACCTCCCCCTACTACTTGCGGGAGTTGCACTTTCACAACATGTTACTGATCTATGGACAACATTTCTAGTTTGCTACGTTGGCGTGATGGTTGGCGACCAAGCTATGTATTTCATGGGCTATCGTTTTGGCACAAAGCTCCTTTCAGCAAGCGCACGTTCTGATTTCTTCCCGGCACTGACCGAGGATAAGCTCAACGAAATTCGCGAGGGCCTACGACGCAAACGTCTGTTATATATTTTTATTGGGCGTCATCTCTTCCCAATTCGCAGCGTAACTTTTCTCTCGGCCGGTGCCCTACGAGTGCCTTTTTTTGAGTTTCTGCTAGCCGACGGCCTTGCCGCCTTAGTAAGTGTTTCGATCATGCTGGGAATTGGCTACTTTTTGGGAGGTTTTGTTCCTGCTGAAACTGTCGAGCATTTTGCCCATGAGGCGCACATTTGGGTAGGTTGGATCACTGCAATTCTCGTTGTCGGTGGGGTGGGATATAAAGTTTATCACCACTATAAGGTCCTCAACAAAAAATAG